From the genome of Psychroserpens ponticola, one region includes:
- a CDS encoding AraC family transcriptional regulator, with translation MKPLLNQHKNNRKLTTLVENRTTYNADYAELNIYETHALAEKVSLTFDFPIIASMLTGKKIMHIDGFEAFDFYPGESVVMPTNKEMVIDFPIATKDRPTQCLALGIDAFKIDEVVEKFNHHVAIENENNNWNLDQTASHLINNTDVNHLIERLTYTFTNNNKSKDVLLDLMIQELVVRLLQTKAKSLILNDPNQVFNDTRIGSVIKFIKDNLTNKDISVDLLAKKAHMSTSHFHKQFKNTLGVSPIDYINSEKIKFSKKLIKESKDFRMSEIAFKSGFNNTSYFNRQFKKMELMTPQQFKSSISKY, from the coding sequence ATGAAACCTTTATTAAATCAGCATAAAAACAATAGAAAACTGACCACTTTAGTGGAAAATAGAACAACGTATAATGCTGATTATGCAGAACTTAATATTTATGAAACTCATGCTCTTGCTGAAAAAGTGTCGCTAACCTTTGACTTTCCAATTATAGCAAGTATGCTTACAGGAAAGAAAATCATGCACATTGATGGTTTTGAAGCTTTTGATTTTTATCCTGGTGAATCTGTAGTAATGCCAACGAATAAGGAAATGGTTATAGATTTTCCTATAGCCACAAAAGATCGTCCAACCCAATGTTTAGCCTTAGGTATTGATGCTTTCAAAATTGATGAAGTTGTTGAAAAATTTAACCATCACGTCGCTATTGAAAACGAAAACAATAATTGGAATTTAGACCAAACTGCTTCTCATTTAATTAACAATACAGATGTAAATCATTTAATTGAACGGCTAACGTATACTTTTACTAATAATAACAAATCTAAAGACGTCTTATTAGATTTAATGATTCAAGAATTAGTCGTTAGATTATTGCAGACCAAAGCGAAGTCTTTAATTCTAAACGATCCGAATCAGGTTTTTAATGATACTAGAATCGGTTCTGTTATTAAATTTATCAAAGATAATTTAACTAATAAAGATATTTCTGTTGATCTCTTAGCGAAAAAAGCTCACATGAGTACGTCTCATTTTCACAAACAATTTAAAAACACTTTAGGAGTCTCACCTATTGATTATATAAATTCTGAAAAAATAAAGTTTTCTAAAAAGCTCATTAAAGAATCTAAAGATTTTAGAATGTCTGAAATTGCTTTTAAATCTGGATTCAATAATACGAGTTACTTCAATAGACAATTCAAAAAAATGGAACTTATGACACCTCAACAATTTAAATCTTCAATCTCTAAATATTAA